From Woronichinia naegeliana WA131, the proteins below share one genomic window:
- a CDS encoding Uma2 family endonuclease gives MIATPTKLISLAEFLDQPETKPTQEYSDGIIRQKPMPKGKHSLLQTLLAAQLNQVLKAQGLAFAELRCTFGNRSIVPDISVFTLDRLPRDASGEIADLFELAPDWAIEILSPDQSPIRVIKNILHCLEYGAEMGWLIDPKEKTVLVYLPNQQVKILDNPESIIPVPPWASHFSISIDELFGWLML, from the coding sequence ATGATTGCAACTCCAACAAAATTAATTTCCTTGGCGGAATTTTTAGATCAACCAGAAACTAAGCCCACCCAGGAATATAGCGACGGTATTATCAGACAAAAGCCCATGCCCAAAGGAAAGCATAGCCTGTTACAAACCTTACTCGCGGCACAGCTTAACCAGGTTTTGAAAGCTCAAGGGCTGGCTTTTGCTGAACTTCGTTGTACCTTTGGAAATCGCTCTATTGTGCCAGATATTTCTGTATTCACCTTGGATCGTCTGCCCCGTGATGCTTCGGGTGAAATTGCCGATCTTTTTGAATTGGCTCCAGACTGGGCGATCGAGATTTTATCTCCTGATCAAAGTCCAATTCGAGTCATTAAAAATATTTTACACTGCTTGGAATATGGAGCCGAAATGGGCTGGTTAATTGATCCCAAGGAAAAAACGGTGTTGGTTTATTTACCGAATCAACAGGTCAAAATTCTAGATAATCCCGAAAGCATCATTCCTGTTCCCCCTTGGGCGAGTCATTTTTCTATCAGTATTGATGAACTTTTTGGTTGGTTGATGCTTTAA
- a CDS encoding IS630 family transposase, with the protein MIKLEFTEEDKRLLSYGRFNHPHPRVQLKMEVLWLKSQGLSHQKIAQFAGVSVNTVTSYIRDYQEGGIEKLKEIKFNRPKSELTEHQGTIEAYFESNPPAAINEAVKRIEELTGIKRSPTQVRKFLKSIGMRFLKVGTIPSKADVEAQDSYREKELEPRLEEAKAGKRAVFFVDASHFVMGAFVNFIWCFKRIFIKSPSGRKRFNVLGALNAITHEVIMVTNSSYITGTQVCELLEKIAELGLLIPITLVLDNARYQKCRIVQELAESLGIELLYLPPYSPNLNLIERLWKFVKKKCLYAKYYEDFTQFSAAISGCLEDANVKYKEELDSLLTLRFQRFDKSQIMNV; encoded by the coding sequence ATGATTAAGTTAGAATTTACAGAAGAAGACAAAAGACTGTTGTCTTACGGTCGGTTTAATCACCCGCATCCTAGAGTGCAGCTAAAGATGGAAGTTTTATGGCTAAAAAGTCAGGGATTGTCTCATCAAAAAATTGCTCAATTCGCAGGAGTTTCAGTAAATACGGTGACAAGCTATATCCGTGATTATCAAGAGGGCGGGATAGAAAAACTAAAAGAAATAAAATTTAATCGCCCGAAAAGCGAGTTAACAGAGCATCAAGGGACAATTGAGGCATATTTTGAGTCAAATCCACCAGCAGCAATAAATGAAGCAGTAAAAAGAATAGAAGAATTAACAGGAATAAAAAGAAGTCCGACGCAAGTCAGAAAATTTTTAAAGTCAATAGGAATGAGGTTTCTAAAGGTGGGAACAATTCCATCAAAAGCAGATGTAGAAGCTCAGGATAGCTATAGAGAAAAAGAACTAGAACCAAGGCTAGAAGAGGCAAAAGCAGGAAAAAGGGCAGTTTTCTTTGTAGATGCCTCTCATTTTGTAATGGGAGCATTTGTAAATTTTATATGGTGCTTCAAGAGGATTTTTATTAAGTCACCATCAGGGAGAAAACGTTTTAATGTGTTAGGAGCATTAAATGCAATTACCCATGAAGTAATTATGGTAACGAACAGTTCTTATATTACGGGAACTCAGGTTTGTGAACTCCTAGAAAAGATAGCAGAATTAGGACTATTAATACCGATTACGTTGGTATTAGACAATGCTCGTTATCAAAAATGCCGAATTGTACAGGAGTTGGCAGAATCATTAGGAATAGAGTTACTGTACTTACCTCCTTATTCTCCTAACTTGAATTTAATTGAAAGACTGTGGAAGTTTGTGAAGAAGAAGTGTTTATACGCAAAATATTATGAAGATTTTACGCAGTTTTCTGCAGCAATTTCAGGATGTCTTGAGGATGCTAACGTAAAATATAAGGAGGAGCTTGATTCTCTGCTCACCTTACGATTTCAACGCTTTGATAAATCTCAGATTATGAACGTTTGA
- a CDS encoding IS630 family transposase, whose amino-acid sequence MYPTLNFLDQKTKKELQKALKTEEHAVTRERILIMLLRNEGKTYDEISGLLGCCKRQVWYWCNNGNPKEIESLRDKRKKGNHRKVTEEYIEKLTEIIIKEPEEFGYEFGRWTVARLSTHMEKETGILLGNTQLRNMLKKKRFVYIWAKYSLEDKQDEQKREKFRKKVEEYKKLLKEKPESIQIWFWDESGFSLRVIRRKHWTKKGKRKKVRGDRRKGRVNVMGGIRYTDKKRWVDLIPTGNSQNFKSVLLKFYKDIQREWIEQGNKKEDFEKNGLKIVIILDNASFHKKQEILDESTEEMPNIILEFLPPYSPDYNLMELVWHSAKEYIANKLFKSIEELESLIHKLLNEGGLTICWGRKIKNKGSSIIAS is encoded by the coding sequence ATGTACCCGACGTTAAACTTCTTAGACCAAAAGACCAAGAAAGAGCTACAAAAAGCCCTTAAAACGGAAGAGCACGCAGTTACAAGAGAGAGAATATTGATTATGTTACTGAGAAATGAAGGAAAAACGTATGATGAAATATCAGGATTATTAGGATGTTGCAAACGACAAGTGTGGTACTGGTGCAATAATGGAAATCCGAAAGAGATAGAAAGCTTAAGAGACAAAAGAAAAAAAGGAAATCACAGGAAAGTAACAGAAGAATACATAGAGAAATTGACGGAGATAATAATCAAAGAGCCTGAAGAGTTTGGATATGAATTTGGACGTTGGACAGTAGCAAGACTATCAACTCATATGGAAAAAGAAACGGGTATATTGTTAGGAAATACACAACTTAGAAATATGCTTAAAAAAAAGCGATTTGTCTACATCTGGGCAAAATATAGTCTAGAAGATAAACAAGATGAGCAAAAAAGAGAGAAATTTAGAAAGAAAGTTGAAGAGTACAAGAAGCTTTTGAAAGAAAAGCCAGAATCAATCCAGATATGGTTTTGGGATGAAAGTGGCTTCAGCTTAAGAGTAATACGGAGAAAACATTGGACAAAAAAAGGAAAGCGTAAAAAAGTGAGGGGAGATAGAAGAAAAGGAAGAGTCAATGTAATGGGTGGTATTAGATATACTGACAAAAAACGGTGGGTTGATTTGATTCCCACTGGTAACTCTCAGAACTTCAAGAGTGTATTATTAAAATTTTACAAAGACATACAAAGAGAATGGATAGAACAAGGAAATAAAAAAGAAGACTTTGAAAAGAATGGTCTGAAGATTGTGATTATTTTAGATAATGCGAGCTTCCACAAAAAGCAAGAAATTCTAGACGAGAGCACGGAAGAAATGCCAAACATTATTTTGGAGTTTTTACCCCCCTATAGTCCCGATTATAATTTAATGGAATTGGTATGGCATTCAGCAAAAGAATATATTGCAAATAAATTATTCAAATCAATTGAAGAATTAGAATCTCTCATCCATAAACTTCTTAATGAAGGTGGATTGACAATATGTTGGGGACGTAAAATCAAAAACAAGGGCTCAAGTATTATTGCAAGTTAA
- a CDS encoding transposase, which produces MYVGDGIKVGKEGRKMPGVKRLHQESEDVSKPEWIRGHYFNALSILVGVGKACFALPLVLRLDDGIKSKATEKGEGKGKKKVKTSLVTKMADLCVTYAEAGSYVILDAYFACEPVLKSFRQNALHLITRVRCSTVAYAPFCSVPTLTGRGRPRIWGSSIKLEKLFALAADFPTAKVWLYGQQVTVSYQCFEFHWDSPHQLVKFVLTQLPNGRRLILLSTDLCLTGPEIIAAYGLRFKIEVTFRQLVHLLGSFAYRFWLKSLPTLPTWPSNLILSDYPQAVQTQILNKVEAFERFVNLNAIALGLLQILALELPQGIWANFPRWFRTLPSHGYPSERIAQLALQHQAQMIFPQSPPSLLLPKFLTAKLASSPSPDMLTFVA; this is translated from the coding sequence GTGTATGTGGGTGATGGCATCAAAGTGGGGAAAGAAGGACGCAAGATGCCAGGTGTAAAACGACTACACCAAGAATCGGAAGATGTGTCCAAGCCAGAGTGGATAAGGGGTCATTACTTCAATGCCTTGAGTATTTTGGTGGGAGTAGGGAAAGCCTGCTTTGCCTTGCCCTTAGTGTTGCGGCTAGACGATGGCATCAAGTCCAAAGCAACCGAGAAGGGGGAGGGAAAAGGCAAAAAAAAGGTGAAGACGAGCCTGGTGACAAAAATGGCTGACCTTTGTGTTACTTACGCAGAGGCAGGGAGTTATGTAATTTTGGATGCTTATTTTGCTTGCGAACCAGTGCTCAAAAGTTTTCGCCAGAACGCCTTGCATCTAATCACAAGAGTGCGTTGCTCCACCGTCGCCTATGCCCCCTTTTGTTCCGTGCCGACGCTGACGGGGAGAGGACGACCACGGATTTGGGGGAGTTCGATAAAACTAGAAAAGCTGTTCGCTCTGGCGGCGGACTTTCCGACAGCTAAAGTCTGGCTCTATGGTCAACAAGTCACGGTTTCTTATCAGTGCTTTGAGTTCCACTGGGATAGTCCCCATCAGCTCGTCAAGTTTGTTCTGACCCAATTGCCTAACGGACGACGACTGATTCTGCTTTCTACTGATCTCTGTTTGACTGGACCTGAGATTATTGCCGCTTACGGTCTCCGATTTAAGATTGAAGTCACTTTTCGTCAATTAGTCCATCTTTTGGGCAGCTTTGCCTATCGTTTTTGGCTTAAGAGTCTTCCTACTTTACCTACCTGGCCCAGCAATCTTATCCTCAGTGACTATCCACAAGCTGTTCAGACTCAGATTTTAAACAAGGTAGAAGCCTTTGAGCGTTTTGTTAACCTTAATGCCATTGCTTTAGGGCTACTTCAAATTCTCGCCTTAGAGTTACCCCAGGGGATTTGGGCTAATTTTCCTCGATGGTTTCGGACATTACCATCCCATGGCTACCCTAGTGAACGGATTGCTCAACTAGCCCTTCAACATCAAGCCCAAATGATTTTTCCTCAAAGTCCACCCAGTCTGCTTTTGCCTAAATTCCTTACCGCTAAACTTGCCTCTTCCCCAAGCCCTGATATGCTTACTTTCGTCGCATAG
- a CDS encoding IS4 family transposase: MTTAAVEEYKIMLSVGDTTFLDYRNIKEKREGYGPTGKGGNGLILHSALAIEPEKGQVLGLLWQKLWNREVKEKPPTDETAKQKKERQKEQRKAARQRPFEEKESYKWVEALNTCEKQVESSTRVIHVFDREGDVSEVFDSVRQLKHTGVLVRASHNRSLDKNSERLWQHLESEPIRFHQEIEIPSTGKRKARKVKLAVRFCSVNLRTPYRFDNRDPLNVYAVYATEIDCPEGETPLSWMLLTTEVVETIEMAVTILRWYTYRWRVEEFHKVLKSGCQSERYRLASDGMKTLLGFLSVIAVELLHVTYLHRTQPDALAIEILNPLQLQVLKAAASQKLPPILTVAWAVESVAFLGGYLEHRRKTPLGIQVLWRGWLKLHDLCQGWQLAIRT; the protein is encoded by the coding sequence ATGACAACTGCCGCCGTAGAAGAATATAAGATAATGCTATCAGTCGGAGATACGACCTTCTTAGATTATCGCAATATCAAGGAAAAAAGGGAAGGGTATGGGCCGACTGGAAAAGGAGGGAATGGATTAATACTGCATAGTGCTTTAGCAATTGAGCCAGAAAAAGGACAAGTATTAGGTTTATTATGGCAAAAACTGTGGAATAGGGAGGTAAAAGAAAAGCCCCCAACAGATGAAACGGCGAAGCAGAAAAAAGAAAGACAGAAAGAACAAAGAAAAGCAGCTCGTCAAAGACCATTTGAGGAAAAAGAATCCTACAAATGGGTAGAGGCTCTAAACACCTGTGAGAAACAGGTAGAAAGTTCAACGAGGGTAATTCATGTATTTGACAGAGAAGGAGATGTTTCAGAAGTCTTTGACTCAGTGCGTCAACTCAAGCATACAGGAGTGCTGGTCAGAGCGTCTCATAATCGTAGTTTAGACAAAAATAGTGAACGACTTTGGCAACATTTGGAATCAGAACCGATTCGTTTTCATCAAGAAATCGAGATTCCGAGTACAGGAAAAAGAAAAGCACGGAAGGTTAAGCTTGCCGTCCGATTTTGCTCAGTTAATCTACGAACTCCCTATCGTTTTGATAATCGTGACCCGTTGAATGTCTATGCTGTTTATGCGACAGAAATCGATTGTCCCGAAGGCGAAACTCCTTTATCTTGGATGCTTCTGACTACAGAAGTTGTTGAGACTATTGAGATGGCTGTCACTATTCTTCGTTGGTACACCTACCGATGGCGGGTTGAAGAATTTCATAAAGTCCTTAAGTCTGGTTGTCAGAGTGAGCGTTATCGACTTGCCTCTGATGGAATGAAAACTCTTTTGGGTTTTTTAAGTGTCATTGCTGTTGAACTTTTACACGTTACTTATCTTCATCGTACCCAGCCCGATGCTCTCGCGATTGAAATTCTTAATCCTCTTCAACTTCAGGTGTTAAAAGCAGCCGCCTCTCAAAAACTTCCCCCTATTTTGACTGTTGCTTGGGCTGTCGAGTCTGTTGCTTTTCTTGGTGGTTATCTTGAACATCGTCGTAAAACTCCTCTCGGTATCCAAGTCCTTTGGCGCGGTTGGTTGAAGTTGCATGACCTTTGCCAAGGCTGGCAGCTTGCAATCCGCACTTAA
- a CDS encoding discoidin domain-containing protein produces MNVTTGFVTFDLGASYDVNALALWKLQSGNTNAVRNFSLYADTDANTSSLGTLLGNFSAVNAAGAPSATQSQVFNFATTSTRYIQMNITSNAGGALAGMSEVAFRESATPVPWETDALPVIGSVLFFAGGVWAKRKLAKPLDKE; encoded by the coding sequence TTGAACGTCACGACAGGCTTTGTTACTTTTGATTTAGGAGCATCCTATGACGTGAATGCTCTCGCACTTTGGAAGCTCCAATCTGGTAATACCAACGCTGTTCGTAACTTTAGTCTCTATGCAGATACGGATGCTAATACTAGCTCTCTAGGGACTTTGTTGGGCAATTTTAGTGCAGTTAACGCAGCGGGTGCTCCTAGTGCGACACAATCCCAAGTATTTAATTTTGCGACTACCAGCACCCGATATATTCAAATGAATATTACCTCTAATGCAGGTGGCGCACTAGCTGGGATGAGTGAAGTCGCTTTCCGTGAATCTGCCACGCCTGTTCCCTGGGAAACGGATGCACTTCCCGTCATTGGCAGTGTGCTTTTCTTTGCGGGCGGAGTTTGGGCAAAACGTAAATTAGCCAAACCTCTTGACAAAGAATAA
- a CDS encoding IS630 family transposase — translation MIKLEFTEEDKRLLSYGRFNYPHPRVQLKMEVLWLKSQGLSHQKIAQFAGVSVNTVTSYIRDYQEGGIEKLKEIKFNRPKSELTEHQGTIEAYFESNPPARINEAVKRIEELTGIKRSPTQVRKFLKSIGMRFLKVGTFASKADVEAQDSYREKELEPRLEEAKAGKRAVFFVDASHFVMGAFVNFIWCFKRIFIKSPSGRKRFNVLGALNAITHEVIMVTNSSYITGTQVCELLEKIAELGLLIPITLVLDNARYQKCRIVQELAESLGIELLYLPPYSPNLNLIERLWKFVKKKCLYAKYYEDFTQFSAAISGCLEDANVKYKEELDSLLTLRFQRFDKSQIMNV, via the coding sequence ATGATTAAGTTAGAATTTACGGAAGAAGACAAAAGACTGTTGTCTTACGGTCGGTTTAATTACCCGCATCCTAGAGTACAGCTAAAGATGGAAGTTTTATGGTTAAAAAGTCAGGGATTATCTCATCAAAAAATTGCTCAATTCGCAGGAGTTTCAGTAAATACGGTGACAAGCTATATCCGTGATTATCAAGAGGGCGGGATAGAAAAACTAAAAGAAATAAAATTTAATCGCCCGAAAAGCGAGTTAACAGAGCATCAAGGGACAATTGAGGCATATTTTGAGTCAAATCCACCAGCAAGAATAAATGAAGCAGTAAAAAGAATAGAAGAATTAACGGGAATAAAAAGAAGTCCAACGCAAGTCAGAAAATTTTTAAAGTCAATAGGAATGAGGTTTCTAAAGGTGGGAACATTTGCATCAAAAGCAGATGTAGAAGCTCAGGATAGCTATAGAGAAAAAGAACTAGAACCAAGGCTAGAAGAGGCAAAAGCAGGAAAAAGGGCAGTTTTCTTTGTAGATGCCTCTCATTTTGTAATGGGAGCATTTGTAAATTTTATATGGTGCTTCAAGAGGATTTTTATTAAGTCACCATCAGGGAGAAAACGTTTTAATGTGTTAGGAGCATTAAATGCAATTACCCATGAAGTAATTATGGTAACGAACAGTTCTTATATTACGGGAACTCAGGTTTGTGAACTCCTAGAAAAGATAGCAGAATTAGGACTATTAATACCGATTACGTTGGTATTAGACAATGCTCGTTATCAAAAATGCCGAATTGTGCAGGAGTTGGCAGAATCATTAGGAATAGAGTTACTGTACTTACCTCCTTATTCTCCTAACTTGAATTTAATTGAAAGACTGTGGAAGTTTGTGAAGAAGAAGTGTTTATACGCAAAATATTATGAAGATTTTACGCAGTTTTCTGCAGCAATTTCAGGATGTCTTGAAGATGCTAACGTAAAATATAAGGAGGAGCTTGATTCTTTGCTCACCTTACGATTTCAACGCTTTGATAAATCTCAGATTATGAACGTTTGA
- a CDS encoding type II toxin-antitoxin system RelE/ParE family toxin, whose translation MELMQNDSKIVKIEVSPEFKRSLRSLAKRYRNIRSDIQPIIDALQAGNVVGDQIPDVGYSVFKVRIKNSNNQKGKSGGYRFIYYLKTDTQIVLITVYSKSDQGDISVETIHRIIANFGSQ comes from the coding sequence ATGGAATTGATGCAGAATGACTCAAAAATAGTTAAAATTGAAGTCTCACCTGAATTTAAACGGAGTTTACGCTCTTTAGCCAAACGCTATCGCAACATTCGTTCTGATATTCAGCCCATTATTGATGCGTTACAGGCGGGTAATGTGGTTGGCGATCAGATACCAGACGTGGGTTACTCTGTTTTTAAGGTTCGGATTAAAAATAGTAATAATCAAAAAGGAAAAAGTGGAGGTTATCGTTTTATTTACTATCTAAAAACAGATACTCAAATTGTTTTGATTACGGTTTATTCAAAATCAGATCAGGGGGATATTTCAGTAGAGACAATTCATCGAATTATCGCTAATTTTGGGTCTCAATAA
- a CDS encoding transposase, which translates to MLEWWTKNFASCELGDERLNNRAFSIGKKLSEGFGKALSEVFKGGNELKRAYEFLGIRKQTLSR; encoded by the coding sequence ATGTTGGAATGGTGGACAAAAAACTTTGCCAGTTGTGAATTGGGAGACGAGAGGCTAAACAATCGTGCCTTCTCGATTGGGAAAAAGTTAAGTGAGGGGTTTGGAAAAGCCTTATCAGAAGTGTTTAAGGGAGGAAACGAGTTAAAGAGGGCCTATGAATTTTTGGGAATCCGAAAACAGACTTTGTCAAGATAA
- a CDS encoding helix-turn-helix domain-containing protein — MPRLAPKELKLEAKEREHLEKLINRHTTEQQIALRAKIVLLADEGENNREIARKLKISRKMASQWRERWIAGQKSEIEITERIKDAERSGAPAKFKREQILKLFKLACDDPKNYERPISHWTGRELAEELVKQGIVESISPRQVGRLLEEADIHWCQLKPKCLLTKD, encoded by the coding sequence ATGCCCCGATTAGCCCCCAAAGAGTTAAAGTTGGAAGCAAAAGAACGAGAACATCTAGAAAAACTGATAAATCGTCATACAACAGAGCAGCAAATTGCCTTAAGGGCAAAAATAGTGCTTCTGGCAGATGAGGGAGAAAATAATCGAGAAATTGCTAGAAAATTAAAAATCAGCCGAAAAATGGCAAGTCAATGGAGAGAAAGATGGATAGCAGGACAGAAAAGTGAAATAGAAATAACAGAAAGAATCAAAGATGCTGAACGTAGTGGAGCACCCGCCAAGTTTAAACGCGAACAAATCTTGAAGTTGTTCAAATTAGCCTGTGATGACCCAAAGAATTATGAGCGTCCGATAAGTCACTGGACAGGACGAGAATTAGCCGAGGAATTAGTAAAGCAAGGAATAGTGGAAAGTATATCTCCTCGACAGGTAGGAAGATTATTGGAAGAAGCAGATATTCATTGGTGTCAACTTAAGCCAAAATGCCTACTCACAAAAGATTAG
- a CDS encoding transposase: protein MLNIYKRPYDPKHPVVCFDETNKQLVKENKTPLVAELGQVERYDYEYERNGVSNLFMFSEPLAGWRHVEVTERRTKKDYAHQLKSLVDIYHPEAEKITLIHDNPNTNVPYALYETFEGCDL from the coding sequence GTGCTGAATATTTACAAACGTCCTTATGACCCCAAGCATCCCGTAGTTTGCTTTGACGAAACCAACAAACAATTGGTCAAGGAGAACAAAACGCCCTTAGTTGCCGAATTAGGACAGGTAGAAAGGTATGACTACGAATATGAACGGAATGGGGTGAGCAATTTGTTTATGTTTTCTGAACCCCTAGCTGGATGGCGACACGTAGAAGTAACCGAACGTCGTACTAAAAAAGATTATGCTCATCAACTGAAATCTCTGGTCGATATTTATCATCCAGAAGCCGAAAAGATAACACTTATTCACGACAACCCGAATACCAATGTTCCCTATGCCTTATATGAGACCTTTGAAGGGTGCGACCTTTAG
- a CDS encoding ISKra4 family transposase: MKTLVGEVEISQKQARKLKVSPKIVLSPGLEKCCLRASAKTSYQQAEEDIEELMGIKVGHSSLHRLVERTELPLAQAQSESAGVSIDGGKICLRGEEKEGGQWRDYKLVSLHGNVCEAFFQDPEGLKNWSNVQPLSPIVTFLGDGHPAIWNAVESFATQSWLIRREVLDWYHLKENLFKVGGSLKRLEAVEHLLWRGFVNKAIDAFDGVKSKRAKNFQAYLTKHYQRIPDYQYYQQLGIVIGSGDVESKIKQVGARVKLSGARWHLHNVSRILRLRCAYLNHSPLLSVNVLS, from the coding sequence ATCAAAACCCTAGTCGGAGAAGTGGAAATAAGCCAAAAACAAGCCAGAAAACTAAAGGTGTCGCCAAAAATCGTCTTAAGTCCAGGTTTAGAGAAATGCTGTCTAAGAGCCAGTGCGAAAACATCCTACCAACAAGCAGAAGAAGATATAGAGGAGTTGATGGGGATAAAAGTAGGACATAGCAGTTTACATCGCTTGGTAGAACGGACAGAACTGCCCTTAGCTCAAGCTCAGTCAGAGAGTGCGGGGGTCAGTATAGATGGGGGAAAGATTTGTCTGCGGGGCGAGGAGAAGGAAGGGGGACAGTGGCGAGATTATAAACTGGTGAGTCTTCATGGCAATGTCTGTGAAGCCTTTTTCCAAGACCCAGAGGGCTTAAAGAATTGGAGCAATGTTCAACCTTTGTCCCCAATAGTGACCTTTTTGGGAGATGGTCATCCCGCAATCTGGAATGCGGTAGAGAGTTTCGCCACTCAATCGTGGCTGATACGACGAGAGGTGTTGGATTGGTATCATCTCAAGGAGAATCTGTTCAAAGTGGGTGGCTCTCTCAAACGGCTAGAAGCAGTGGAGCATTTACTGTGGCGGGGTTTTGTGAACAAGGCAATAGATGCGTTTGATGGAGTCAAAAGCAAGAGGGCAAAGAATTTTCAAGCCTATTTGACGAAGCATTATCAGCGTATCCCTGATTACCAATACTATCAACAGCTTGGTATTGTGATTGGTTCTGGTGATGTGGAGTCTAAGATTAAACAGGTGGGAGCTAGGGTTAAATTGTCGGGAGCACGTTGGCATCTTCATAATGTTTCTCGTATTCTTCGGCTACGATGTGCTTATCTCAATCACTCTCCTCTTTTGAGTGTCAATGTATTATCTTAA
- a CDS encoding Uma2 family endonuclease, with amino-acid sequence MVNLIYNKNQTLPTAEDLPSSDETPVDNQLQNDIPNLLLSLLAELWTNRDDWYFGVDMGIYYNPEEPVIVPDGFLSIGVKHDTGERGRLSYVLWEEKNIMPILALEVVSEKYNSEYEDKLADYQKLGILYYAIYNPLSGRRGRFKQRQRLEIYRLISGKYELLEMENNRVWLPEIQLALGYEKGEHIAWYREWLYWYPASGDRYLTANERAINAEMIANQERLAANQQRLIANQERVAKQEAERKVERLAERLKMLGINPDEI; translated from the coding sequence ATGGTTAACCTCATCTATAACAAAAATCAAACTCTTCCCACCGCCGAAGACCTACCCTCTTCCGACGAAACGCCCGTGGATAATCAACTACAGAATGACATTCCCAATCTATTACTTAGCTTATTAGCCGAACTTTGGACAAATCGTGATGATTGGTACTTTGGCGTGGATATGGGAATTTATTACAATCCTGAAGAACCGGTGATCGTTCCTGATGGTTTTTTGTCTATTGGGGTAAAACATGATACGGGCGAAAGGGGGAGATTGAGTTATGTATTGTGGGAAGAAAAGAATATTATGCCGATTTTAGCCTTAGAAGTCGTCTCCGAAAAATATAACAGTGAATATGAAGATAAGTTAGCAGATTATCAAAAACTAGGTATTCTTTATTACGCGATTTACAATCCCCTGAGTGGCAGAAGAGGACGTTTTAAGCAGCGACAAAGGTTGGAAATCTATCGTCTCATATCAGGAAAGTATGAACTGCTGGAAATGGAAAATAACCGCGTTTGGTTGCCAGAAATTCAGTTAGCCTTGGGTTATGAAAAGGGAGAGCATATTGCTTGGTATCGGGAATGGCTTTATTGGTATCCTGCTTCAGGCGATCGCTATTTAACAGCTAATGAAAGAGCGATTAATGCGGAAATGATAGCGAATCAAGAACGGTTAGCTGCCAATCAGCAACGTTTAATTGCCAATCAAGAAAGAGTCGCTAAACAAGAAGCTGAACGAAAAGTAGAACGGTTAGCAGAAAGATTAAAAATGCTGGGAATTAACCCTGATGAAATATGA